From Flavobacterium sp. 102, a single genomic window includes:
- a CDS encoding aminoacyl-histidine dipeptidase: MSQEIRNLEPKVLWNKFADLNAVPRPSKKEERVIEFMKNFGNSLGLEIFEDDIRNVIIRKPATPGMENRKTIVLQGHLDMVHQKNNDTDFDFLTQGIEMYVDGDWVRAKGTTLGADNGLGVAAIMAVLESKDIPHPAIDALFTIDEETGMTGALNLKGGILKGEILLNLDTEEDDEIDIGCAGGIDVTATRSYNEEETPEGSVGYTITVKGLNGGHSGMDIHKGLGNANKIMNRLLFDGFENFGLQIAEISGGSLRNAIPRESVAKVIVAGMYDEAFVFDMQEIIFDIKAEYKTMEPKLEIEIVKSDLPSKVMDLGVQEGLLRSIYAAHNGVYRMSADMEDLVETSNNIARVIVKDGQISIQNLTRSSVETSKMDLANGLRSAYELFGCEVEFGGSYPGWTPNVNSEILDVLVNIYEKQNGAKPNVVACHAGLECGILGTNYPGMDMISFGPTIHGAHSPDERASITSSQKFWRFFVEILSSIPEKN; this comes from the coding sequence ATGAGCCAAGAAATTAGAAACCTTGAACCAAAAGTACTTTGGAACAAGTTTGCCGATTTAAATGCGGTACCTCGTCCGTCTAAAAAAGAGGAACGTGTAATTGAATTCATGAAAAACTTCGGAAACAGTTTGGGATTGGAAATTTTTGAAGACGACATCCGAAATGTAATCATCCGCAAACCGGCCACTCCGGGCATGGAAAACCGTAAAACCATTGTTCTACAAGGGCATTTGGATATGGTGCACCAAAAAAATAATGACACCGATTTTGATTTTCTAACCCAAGGCATCGAGATGTATGTGGATGGTGACTGGGTTCGCGCCAAAGGAACGACTTTAGGCGCTGACAACGGCTTAGGTGTTGCCGCTATTATGGCGGTTTTAGAAAGCAAAGACATTCCGCATCCGGCGATTGATGCCCTTTTTACGATTGATGAAGAAACCGGAATGACCGGCGCTTTGAACTTAAAAGGCGGTATTTTAAAAGGTGAAATCCTTCTGAATTTAGATACTGAAGAAGATGACGAAATTGATATCGGTTGTGCCGGAGGCATTGATGTAACGGCTACCAGAAGTTATAATGAAGAAGAAACACCCGAAGGTTCTGTGGGTTACACCATTACCGTTAAAGGTTTGAATGGCGGACACTCCGGAATGGATATTCATAAAGGTTTAGGGAATGCCAATAAAATCATGAACCGTTTGTTATTTGACGGTTTTGAGAATTTTGGATTGCAAATTGCCGAAATCAGCGGTGGAAGTTTGCGCAATGCGATTCCACGTGAAAGTGTTGCCAAAGTAATTGTAGCCGGTATGTATGACGAAGCGTTTGTATTTGACATGCAGGAAATTATTTTCGATATCAAAGCCGAATACAAAACAATGGAGCCGAAGCTGGAGATTGAAATCGTGAAAAGCGATTTGCCTTCTAAAGTGATGGATTTAGGCGTTCAAGAAGGTTTGTTGCGTTCGATTTATGCCGCACACAATGGCGTTTACCGAATGTCTGCCGATATGGAAGATTTGGTGGAAACTTCCAATAACATTGCTCGTGTAATTGTAAAAGACGGCCAGATTTCGATTCAGAATTTAACCCGTTCTTCAGTAGAAACCTCTAAAATGGATTTAGCCAATGGTTTGCGTTCGGCTTATGAATTGTTTGGTTGCGAAGTGGAATTTGGCGGAAGCTATCCGGGTTGGACACCGAATGTGAATTCTGAAATATTAGACGTTTTAGTCAATATTTACGAAAAACAAAATGGCGCCAAGCCTAATGTAGTGGCCTGTCACGCCGGATTAGAATGTGGTATTTTAGGAACGAATTATCCGGGAATGGATATGATTTCTTTTGGACCAACGATTCACGGTGCGCACAGTCCGGACGAAAGAGCTTCGATTACATCTTCTCAGAAGTTTTGGAGGTTTTTTGTGGAGATTTTGAGTAGTATACCGGAGAAGAATTAG
- a CDS encoding helix-turn-helix transcriptional regulator, with product MKKEPIYNIDHFKADFGKKELYINTFKNHLKNHPFIEKPHRHNFYLLVLFTNGSGTHEIDFTQYKIKPGSLFVLQPGQIHHWQLSNDIEGYIFFYSQEVYNLYFGNKKIEDYPFYQSVMNQPEIVFEMGELATILPYFDLMITESQTNHQRKEEKLLNLLDCIHIEISRKYLSTTNHKSHSYNYKIHQLEQLLEQYYKTEKSPSFYAEKMNITLKHLNRICKDILNQTVTELITNRVILEAKRILTNASKTVNQVADALGFENYSYFTRLFKKQTGMTPSEFRKNLN from the coding sequence TTGAAAAAAGAACCTATTTACAATATTGACCATTTCAAAGCTGATTTTGGTAAAAAAGAGTTGTACATCAACACCTTTAAAAACCATTTAAAAAATCATCCTTTTATCGAAAAACCGCATCGGCACAACTTCTATCTGTTGGTTTTATTCACCAATGGCAGCGGAACACACGAAATTGATTTTACCCAATACAAAATCAAACCGGGAAGTTTGTTTGTGCTCCAACCGGGACAAATTCACCATTGGCAATTGTCAAATGATATTGAAGGCTATATTTTCTTTTATTCTCAGGAAGTTTACAATCTCTATTTTGGCAACAAAAAGATTGAAGATTATCCTTTTTACCAATCGGTGATGAACCAACCGGAAATCGTATTTGAAATGGGTGAATTAGCCACTATTCTACCCTATTTCGATTTAATGATCACCGAAAGCCAAACCAACCATCAAAGAAAAGAAGAAAAGCTATTAAACTTACTCGATTGCATTCACATTGAAATTTCTCGAAAATACCTTTCGACAACAAATCATAAATCACATTCTTATAATTACAAAATCCATCAGTTAGAACAACTTTTGGAACAATACTATAAAACCGAAAAATCGCCTTCGTTTTATGCCGAAAAAATGAACATCACACTCAAACATTTGAACCGAATCTGCAAAGACATTTTGAACCAAACCGTAACCGAATTAATTACCAATCGGGTCATTTTGGAAGCCAAAAGAATTTTAACCAATGCTTCAAAAACCGTAAACCAAGTTGCTGACGCATTGGGATTTGAAAACTATTCTTATTTCACTCGCTTATTCAAAAAACAAACGGGAATGACACCGAGTGAATTCCGAAAAAACCTAAACTAA
- a CDS encoding DUF983 domain-containing protein: MLSSLYHIFRNECPNCHKGKVFADKSFFFSFGFPKMHEHCSHCNFKFEKEPGYFFGAMFVNYGLTVGQGIITYLIASQFFDETFDLRIIPIIGVVIVLLSCFNIRLSRMIWIYMFKNYSM; encoded by the coding sequence ATGCTAAGTAGTTTGTACCATATTTTCCGAAACGAATGTCCGAATTGTCACAAAGGGAAAGTGTTTGCCGATAAGAGTTTCTTTTTTAGTTTTGGGTTTCCCAAAATGCACGAACACTGTAGCCATTGTAATTTCAAGTTTGAAAAAGAACCGGGTTATTTCTTCGGCGCTATGTTTGTCAACTACGGTTTGACCGTTGGACAAGGGATTATTACCTATTTAATCGCCAGTCAATTTTTTGACGAAACTTTCGATTTGAGAATCATCCCGATTATTGGAGTCGTAATCGTATTGCTGAGTTGTTTCAACATTCGGCTGTCAAGGATGATTTGGATTTATATGTTCAAGAATTATTCGATGTAA
- a CDS encoding PepSY-associated TM helix domain-containing protein has protein sequence MKQATIRNLHRDLGYFYIGLIISFAFSGIMMNHRENWHPEKYTVETKAIEVKMPTEDKISEPFADSLGKALGIEDKIRRHSVKKGTFKISFEKHDVEIDMKTGKGEIVSFHKTPIISHMMKLHKNTSNWWIYYSDIFGISLITIAITGAIMIPAGKFTFKRRGWKLALAGLIFPLLFLFLLG, from the coding sequence ATGAAGCAAGCCACCATCAGAAATTTGCACCGCGACTTAGGGTATTTTTACATTGGATTGATCATTTCATTTGCCTTTTCGGGCATCATGATGAACCACAGAGAGAATTGGCATCCCGAAAAATACACGGTAGAAACCAAAGCCATCGAAGTAAAAATGCCAACTGAAGACAAAATCAGCGAGCCGTTTGCGGATTCATTAGGTAAAGCTTTAGGCATTGAGGACAAAATTCGCCGTCACAGTGTAAAGAAAGGAACTTTCAAAATTTCATTCGAAAAACACGATGTTGAAATCGATATGAAAACCGGAAAAGGCGAAATTGTTTCTTTTCACAAAACACCTATCATCAGTCATATGATGAAACTGCACAAAAACACTTCCAATTGGTGGATTTATTATTCCGACATCTTTGGAATATCATTGATAACGATAGCCATCACGGGAGCGATTATGATTCCTGCCGGTAAGTTTACCTTTAAACGCAGAGGTTGGAAACTGGCACTCGCCGGACTTATTTTCCCTTTATTGTTTTTATTCTTGTTGGGTTAA
- a CDS encoding TonB-dependent siderophore receptor: MYKYTSILAFSLAINAVGFSQETKNNFQEDLYAVNDTVKNKKGETLQEVVIISQQQKTIVKGGKTNIKPLDLPQATFVIGKETIKQQQILRLSDALKNANGVYVSGASNASGNNQEELGSRGFTFSGANTFKNGVRFNGSLIPETSSLESIEILKGSAALLYGNVAPGGILNLITKKPRFDHGGELSFRATEYNFFKPTVDVYGAVNNSNTVAYRFITSYEQGNSFRDEVQTQRIYFNPSFLFDISAKTNIIVEADYTKDNRTPDFGLAAIDYKVVELPINSFLGFNWGKFDSEQIGFTSTINHDLSKNWQLKGIFSYQGYSTNLLSSLRPNAGITDPLNPNNNLVRANGDWIRGVQKTDTEQDYSLVEVDLTGTFNTGKIKHTLLVGADADQSNTTTLAYKNINYYDKINIYNPYFVIQKNSIYANTIVPSMDKNTNALANIKRAGVYFQDLIELHAKFKVLAGLRYSYLENTSSTFTFSATPTPSVPTTNNDNIISPKLGLVFQPTKTNSIFASYSDSFVLNTGTDINLNALPHSTINQYEVGIKNEFFKGHLVANLTTYLIDYSNLAQTDFSNGNTNTNIKELAGAYQSKGVELDITAHHKGLRMIAGYSFNETKYTKSNIYNPGTYLRFSPKHTANASAFYTFENTKLKGLELGLQSTFIGERLGGRLRPNNASTAAELARKPIPVEGFLQFDASIGYSIKEFSIRARLSNLGNVVSYYVYDDNTVTPIAPRMLTTTLSYKF, translated from the coding sequence ATGTACAAATATACCTCAATCCTCGCCTTCTCACTTGCTATCAATGCTGTTGGTTTTTCTCAAGAAACCAAAAACAATTTTCAGGAAGACCTATATGCAGTCAATGATACTGTAAAAAACAAAAAAGGGGAAACACTGCAAGAAGTAGTCATCATTTCTCAACAACAAAAAACGATAGTAAAAGGTGGTAAAACCAACATCAAACCTTTAGACTTACCACAAGCCACTTTTGTAATTGGTAAAGAAACTATCAAACAACAACAAATTTTAAGATTATCTGATGCTTTGAAAAACGCTAATGGTGTTTATGTTTCAGGTGCGAGCAATGCTTCCGGAAATAACCAAGAAGAATTGGGTTCAAGAGGCTTTACTTTCAGCGGCGCCAATACTTTTAAAAACGGTGTTCGTTTCAACGGTTCCTTAATTCCGGAAACAAGCTCTTTAGAAAGCATCGAAATCCTAAAAGGAAGTGCGGCACTTTTATACGGTAACGTTGCTCCGGGTGGAATTTTGAACCTTATCACCAAAAAACCACGATTTGACCATGGAGGTGAATTGAGTTTCAGAGCCACTGAATACAATTTCTTCAAACCTACTGTTGATGTTTACGGTGCTGTAAACAATAGCAATACTGTAGCTTACCGATTTATCACCAGTTACGAACAAGGAAATAGTTTTAGAGATGAAGTACAAACGCAGCGAATTTATTTCAATCCTTCTTTCTTATTTGATATTTCTGCAAAAACTAACATTATAGTAGAAGCCGATTATACTAAAGACAATCGAACGCCCGATTTTGGTTTGGCCGCCATTGACTACAAAGTAGTTGAATTGCCTATAAACTCCTTTTTAGGGTTCAATTGGGGAAAATTTGATTCAGAGCAAATTGGTTTTACTTCAACCATCAACCATGATTTAAGCAAGAATTGGCAACTGAAAGGAATTTTTTCTTACCAAGGTTATAGCACTAATTTGCTGTCAAGTTTAAGACCTAATGCCGGAATTACAGATCCTTTAAACCCAAACAACAATTTAGTTCGTGCGAATGGAGATTGGATCAGAGGAGTTCAAAAAACCGATACAGAACAAGATTACAGCTTGGTTGAAGTAGATTTAACCGGTACATTCAATACCGGAAAAATAAAACACACTTTACTGGTTGGTGCCGATGCGGATCAAAGCAATACAACCACTTTGGCTTACAAAAACATCAATTACTACGACAAAATAAACATCTACAATCCGTATTTTGTAATTCAAAAGAATTCAATTTATGCTAATACTATTGTGCCATCAATGGATAAAAACACCAATGCATTAGCCAATATAAAAAGAGCCGGGGTTTATTTTCAAGACTTAATCGAATTACACGCTAAATTCAAAGTATTGGCCGGATTGCGTTACAGCTATTTGGAAAACACCTCTAGCACCTTTACTTTTAGCGCTACTCCTACGCCGAGTGTTCCAACAACAAATAACGATAATATCATTTCACCAAAATTAGGTTTGGTATTCCAACCAACCAAAACCAATTCAATATTCGCAAGCTATTCTGATTCCTTTGTATTGAATACCGGAACCGACATAAACTTGAATGCTTTGCCACATTCCACCATCAATCAATATGAAGTTGGAATTAAAAATGAGTTTTTCAAAGGTCATTTGGTGGCCAATTTGACGACTTATTTAATCGACTACAGCAATTTGGCACAAACAGATTTCTCTAACGGAAATACGAACACCAACATCAAAGAATTAGCCGGTGCTTACCAAAGTAAAGGAGTAGAATTAGACATTACTGCGCACCACAAAGGTTTGAGAATGATTGCCGGTTACAGTTTTAATGAAACAAAATATACCAAAAGCAACATCTACAATCCGGGAACCTATTTAAGATTTTCTCCAAAACATACTGCTAACGCCAGTGCATTCTATACATTTGAAAATACTAAATTGAAAGGATTAGAATTAGGATTACAATCTACTTTTATCGGAGAACGTCTTGGTGGAAGATTAAGACCAAACAACGCTTCTACTGCAGCAGAATTGGCTAGAAAACCAATTCCGGTTGAAGGTTTTTTACAATTTGATGCTTCTATCGGTTATTCTATCAAAGAGTTTTCCATCAGAGCCAGATTATCCAACTTAGGAAATGTAGTGAGTTACTACGTTTACGATGACAACACCGTTACTCCTATTGCACCTAGAATGCTTACCACAACATTGTCTTATAAATTCTAA
- a CDS encoding PepSY domain-containing protein, translating to MKNGAVKKTIRNIHLWLGLSSGIIVFIIAITGCLYAFQEEIQNITEEYRFVEKQNTPFLLPTELEKIARKQFPDKILHAIKYNGSSKSAEAIFFSHDDNDKSKDYYNIIYLNPYSGEVLEKADMYSGFFRWVLDGHFYLWLPHEIGQTVCASATLIFLFMLITGLILWYPKNKKAAKQRFWFRWKDGLKWKRKNYDLHNITGFYVMSIALIFAVTGLVWGFPWFAYSYYTIIGGEKSLVYEDPISKKEIAYTAVAKPLDKVWMLMQKEYPEAKSIEVHPPETDSSSIAANANLDEGTYWETDYRYFDQYTLNEKKVNHIYGKLQDANTSDKLMRMNYDIHTGAILGLPGKIFAFLISLLIASLPITGFLIWYGRRNKMTPN from the coding sequence ATGAAAAACGGGGCTGTTAAAAAAACCATTAGAAACATTCATCTTTGGTTAGGATTATCATCGGGTATTATTGTTTTTATTATCGCTATTACCGGTTGTTTGTATGCTTTTCAAGAAGAAATTCAAAACATTACCGAGGAATATCGCTTTGTTGAAAAACAAAACACTCCTTTCCTATTGCCTACTGAATTGGAAAAAATTGCCCGCAAACAATTCCCTGACAAAATACTTCACGCCATTAAATACAACGGTTCAAGTAAATCTGCTGAAGCTATTTTCTTCAGTCATGATGATAATGATAAAAGCAAAGACTACTACAATATCATTTATCTCAATCCGTATTCAGGAGAAGTTTTAGAAAAGGCTGATATGTATTCCGGCTTTTTCAGATGGGTTTTGGACGGTCATTTTTACCTTTGGTTACCGCATGAAATCGGACAAACTGTTTGTGCTTCGGCTACCTTAATCTTTTTATTCATGTTGATTACAGGTTTAATTCTTTGGTACCCAAAAAACAAAAAAGCAGCCAAACAACGCTTTTGGTTCCGATGGAAAGATGGTTTGAAATGGAAACGTAAAAACTATGATTTACACAATATTACCGGTTTTTATGTGATGTCAATAGCGCTAATCTTTGCCGTTACCGGTTTGGTTTGGGGATTTCCATGGTTTGCTTATAGTTATTATACAATTATTGGTGGCGAAAAGTCGTTGGTTTATGAAGATCCGATTTCTAAAAAAGAAATTGCCTATACTGCTGTTGCAAAACCTTTGGATAAAGTTTGGATGTTGATGCAAAAAGAATATCCTGAGGCCAAATCAATTGAAGTGCATCCGCCGGAAACTGATTCGAGTTCCATAGCTGCCAATGCCAATTTAGACGAAGGCACATATTGGGAAACTGATTACCGTTATTTTGACCAATATACCTTAAATGAAAAAAAAGTAAATCACATCTACGGAAAGTTACAAGACGCCAATACATCCGATAAATTGATGCGAATGAACTATGATATTCACACCGGTGCTATTTTGGGTTTACCCGGAAAAATATTCGCCTTTTTGATTAGTTTACTAATTGCCAGTTTACCGATTACCGGCTTTTTGATATGGTACGGAAGAAGAAATAAAATGACACCTAATTAA
- a CDS encoding TonB-dependent siderophore receptor → MKSIIILSAGLLISMTTIGQETKKDTINKLKEVEINTNKYKYKREKSTTVSRMPLNNIENPQVYNTVTSELLKEQVVTNFNDALKNATGITRLWESTGRGGDGAEYYSMRGFAVQPTMINGLPGINNGSIDPINVDNIEVIKGPSGTLFGSSLISYGGLINIVTKKPHSKFGGEIGYNAGTYGMDRVTADVNIPLNNEVDFRVNTAYQSESSFQDAGFAKSFFFAPSLSYKVNDKLSFLINTEFSQRKSANAPMIFLNRYATLSFDSMDLFEQNYENSFTSNELTISNPTFNMQAQMFYKLSEQWTSQTVLSRSNSKTSGYYSYLYDNANGNDFNRWISKRTGETLATDIQQNFIGDFKIGNLRNRIVIGIDYYNSNIINGGTNWFTNGVVSLADGNDTGDLTQAGVDNILANSFEGNTTAETEVISAYASDVLNITDKLSVMASLRVDSFKSGSGPSENKQTSFSPKFGAVYQLIQNKVSVFGNYMNGFINSAPQGTSNPNVYLTFKPEHANQYEFGLKTNLYKDIISATISYYNIDVKDKVMSDPSFTNFRQGGKVNSNGVEVSFTANPMKGFNIIAGYSYNDSEVIKDILDDSYVGLRPEEAGPQNLVNLWANYTFPSGDLKGFGFGIGGNHASEYKTLHRTNIGTFALPDYTILNSALSYNNDKFNITLKVNNIFNEKYYSGWSTITPQRLRSLTAGLTYKF, encoded by the coding sequence ATGAAAAGTATAATCATCCTATCTGCAGGTCTGCTAATTTCAATGACGACTATTGGTCAAGAAACAAAGAAAGATACCATTAATAAATTGAAAGAAGTAGAAATCAATACCAACAAATACAAATACAAAAGAGAAAAAAGTACTACTGTATCAAGAATGCCATTAAACAACATTGAAAACCCACAAGTTTACAATACCGTTACCAGCGAGCTTTTGAAAGAACAAGTGGTAACTAATTTCAATGATGCTTTAAAAAATGCAACAGGAATCACCAGATTATGGGAGTCAACCGGTCGTGGCGGTGATGGTGCCGAATATTACAGCATGAGAGGTTTTGCTGTGCAACCAACAATGATCAATGGTTTACCAGGAATTAACAACGGTTCAATTGACCCAATAAATGTTGATAATATTGAAGTGATCAAAGGTCCATCAGGGACTTTATTTGGCAGTAGTTTAATTTCATATGGAGGCTTAATCAATATAGTGACCAAAAAACCACATTCGAAATTTGGTGGAGAAATTGGATATAATGCCGGAACTTACGGAATGGACCGAGTGACAGCCGATGTAAATATTCCTTTGAATAATGAGGTCGATTTTAGAGTAAACACCGCTTACCAAAGCGAAAGCTCGTTTCAAGATGCTGGTTTCGCAAAATCATTCTTCTTTGCTCCTTCTTTGAGTTATAAAGTCAATGATAAACTTTCGTTCTTAATTAACACCGAATTCTCTCAAAGGAAATCTGCTAACGCACCTATGATTTTTTTAAACAGATATGCAACACTTTCCTTTGACTCAATGGATTTATTTGAACAGAATTATGAGAATTCATTCACTTCAAATGAATTAACAATAAGCAATCCAACATTTAACATGCAAGCGCAGATGTTTTATAAATTATCTGAGCAATGGACATCACAAACAGTATTGTCAAGAAGTAATAGCAAAACAAGTGGTTACTATTCTTATTTATATGACAACGCAAATGGCAATGATTTCAACCGTTGGATTTCTAAAAGAACAGGAGAAACATTGGCCACAGACATCCAACAAAACTTTATTGGAGATTTCAAAATTGGAAATTTGAGAAACCGAATAGTTATTGGTATAGACTATTATAATTCCAATATCATCAATGGAGGAACCAATTGGTTTACCAACGGAGTGGTATCATTAGCAGATGGTAACGATACCGGCGATTTGACACAAGCAGGCGTTGACAATATTCTAGCCAATTCATTTGAAGGAAATACAACTGCTGAAACTGAGGTAATCAGCGCTTATGCATCTGACGTATTAAACATTACAGACAAACTTTCGGTAATGGCCAGTTTGAGAGTTGATAGTTTTAAATCGGGTTCAGGTCCATCAGAAAACAAACAAACATCCTTTTCCCCAAAATTTGGTGCTGTTTACCAATTAATTCAAAACAAAGTTTCCGTTTTTGGAAACTATATGAACGGTTTTATTAATTCAGCTCCACAAGGAACAAGTAATCCAAACGTGTATTTAACTTTCAAACCTGAACATGCCAATCAATATGAATTTGGTTTAAAAACCAATTTATATAAAGACATTATTTCGGCCACTATCAGCTATTACAATATTGATGTAAAAGATAAAGTAATGTCTGATCCTAGCTTCACTAATTTCCGTCAAGGCGGAAAAGTCAACAGCAATGGAGTTGAAGTGAGTTTTACAGCCAACCCAATGAAAGGTTTCAACATCATAGCAGGTTACAGCTATAATGATAGTGAGGTAATCAAAGATATTTTAGATGATTCCTATGTTGGCTTGCGACCGGAAGAAGCCGGTCCTCAAAACTTAGTGAATCTTTGGGCAAATTACACTTTCCCTTCGGGAGATTTGAAAGGTTTCGGATTTGGAATTGGAGGTAATCATGCCAGTGAATACAAAACTTTACACCGAACCAACATTGGTACTTTTGCTTTACCGGATTATACCATCTTAAATTCTGCTTTATCATACAACAACGATAAATTCAATATTACGTTAAAAGTAAATAACATTTTTAACGAAAAATATTATTCAGGTTGGTCAACCATCACGCCACAGCGTTTGAGAAGTTTGACTGCCGGTTTAACTTATAAATTTTAA
- a CDS encoding DUF6265 family protein, whose amino-acid sequence MKVIKPLLIGTVLILASCQDKSENKYEKLEKMTWLIGQWENKSPEGLLTETWTKDNDSTFSGQTYFIKNEKDTLHSESIVLTQTKEALIYRPTVKGQNNDQPVDFKLTSDLENSFTFENPKHDYPQKIVYKKLNDKSLVATISGIQQGKQSSESYPMKKK is encoded by the coding sequence ATGAAAGTTATAAAACCCTTGTTGATTGGAACAGTTTTGATTTTGGCTTCATGTCAAGATAAATCGGAAAATAAATATGAAAAACTAGAGAAAATGACTTGGCTTATTGGCCAATGGGAAAATAAATCACCAGAAGGACTTTTAACTGAGACTTGGACTAAAGATAATGACAGTACCTTTTCAGGCCAAACCTATTTTATCAAAAACGAAAAAGACACCTTACATTCCGAAAGTATTGTTTTAACCCAAACAAAAGAAGCACTGATTTACAGACCGACTGTAAAAGGACAAAACAATGACCAACCGGTTGACTTTAAATTGACTTCTGACTTAGAGAACAGTTTTACTTTTGAAAATCCGAAACATGATTATCCACAAAAAATAGTCTACAAAAAATTAAACGACAAATCATTGGTTGCAACTATTTCCGGAATTCAACAAGGCAAACAGAGTTCAGAAAGTTATCCGATGAAGAAAAAATAA
- a CDS encoding HPP family protein, producing MPIKNIKRSYRKTKYILYKETLIDFKEHFWAFIGSFIGIGIIAYLQSQTLPNSDVIYMIGSFGASSVLVYGVIQSPLAQPRNLVGGHLISAIIGVTVQRLAPDVLWITAPLAVSLSIVLMQITKTLHPPGGATALIAVTGSAELKSLGYWYVISPVLIGAMILLVVALFFNNITSNRQYPTNKGFNKWMTKIPLFTKYNIKE from the coding sequence ATGCCGATTAAAAATATAAAAAGAAGTTATCGTAAGACAAAATACATTCTCTATAAAGAAACTTTAATTGATTTTAAAGAACACTTTTGGGCGTTTATTGGTTCGTTTATTGGCATTGGTATTATTGCTTATTTACAATCACAAACTTTACCCAATAGCGATGTCATCTATATGATTGGCTCTTTTGGTGCCTCTAGTGTTTTGGTTTATGGCGTAATTCAAAGCCCATTAGCTCAGCCTCGAAATCTGGTTGGCGGCCATTTGATTTCAGCAATCATTGGCGTAACGGTTCAAAGATTAGCACCCGATGTCTTATGGATCACTGCTCCATTAGCTGTTTCGTTATCAATCGTATTAATGCAAATCACCAAAACGCTTCATCCTCCGGGAGGAGCTACTGCTCTGATTGCAGTAACCGGTTCGGCTGAGTTGAAAAGTTTAGGTTACTGGTATGTAATTTCTCCGGTTTTAATTGGAGCAATGATATTATTAGTTGTGGCCTTATTTTTTAATAACATTACCTCGAACAGACAATATCCAACGAATAAAGGCTTTAACAAATGGATGACAAAAATTCCTTTATTTACGAAATACAATATAAAAGAGTAA